Proteins encoded by one window of Manihot esculenta cultivar AM560-2 chromosome 10, M.esculenta_v8, whole genome shotgun sequence:
- the LOC110624569 gene encoding linoleate 13S-lipoxygenase 2-1, chloroplastic, with product MLSSQIQNINFAKTFRLLPPKPSIASRGKNSFPTFHKQLKCFPRNKTSFSVVASVSTAIDKPLSSETSYSEAVSVKATITVKITPKWFISSLGTLTQSADKILEIICKNLHLELVSSELDPKTGLEKDTIKSYDQTALGISKLVVVTLEANFNVPEGFGEIGAVLIENDYDKEIFVDSIVLEGFPTGAAVNISCNSWVHSQNDDPKKRIFFTTTSYLPVDTPDGLKRLREEELENLRGNGEGERQPFERIYDYDVYNDLGDPDTSDDLARPVLGGKEHPYPRRCRTGRPPTKKDPLSESRSDDIYVPRDEAFSWLKQASFSLNKLKALFNTLIPTLEGLLGKEEFSSFTTIDQLFKEGIELPNAGKQSYDTDTLLPEMVKAYKKIGRLLKFDSPQLFDSDRFSWLKDEEFSRQTLAGLNPICIRLVREQEWPLKSELDPKIYGPPESLITKEVVEKEIGCSMTVEEALKKKRLFMLDYNDLLLPYVAKVRELEDTTLYGSRTLFFLTDEGTLKPVAIELTRPQIGDKPQWKQVFTPVYDDSTAGWLWRLAKTHVVAHDSGIHQLISHWLRTHCCVEPYVLASNRQLSEMHPIYRLLRPHFRFTMEINAFARGQLINGGGIIESTFSPGKYSMEISSVIYDKFWRFDEEALPADLIKRGMAVEDQSAEHGLKLTIKDYPFANDSLILWDAIKQWVTDYVNYYYPEANQIASDNELQAWWEEVRTKGHGDKKDELWWPVLNTQQDLIQVLSTIIWVASGHHAAVNFGQYAYAGYFPNRPTIARTNMPTEEPWKTEFKDFLKNPVRALLNCFPSKVQATKVMSVLDILSSHSPDEEYIGYTSDLSWEADSTIKAAYERFRNTLKELEATIDVRNKDLNNTNRFGAGVVPYELLKPLSGPGVTGKGVPNSISI from the exons atgttGAGCTCTCAGATTCAGAACATAAATTTTGCAAAAACTTTCCGTCTTTTACCACCAAAACCTTCTATTGCTAGCCGAGGAAAGAATTCCTTCCCTACTTTTCATAAGCAGCTGAAGTGTTTCCCTCGTAACAAAACAAGCTTTAGTGTAGTTGCCAGTGTCAGTACCGCCATTGATAAGCCATTATCATCAGAAACATCTTATTCAGAAGCTGTTTCAGTTAAGGCAACTATTACTGTTAAAATAACACCTAAGTGGTTCATATCTAGTCTTGGTACTTTGACACAATCTGCTGATAAGATATTAGAAATCATTTGTAAAAATTTGCATTTGGAGCTTGTTAGCTCAGAGCTTGATCCAA AAACGGGGCTGGAGAAGGACACAATCAAATCTTACGATCAAACTGCTCTTGGGATCAGTAAGCTTGTTGTAGTGACGTTAGAGGCAAATTTCAATGTCCCAGAAGGGTTTGGTGAGATTGGAGCTGTATTGATAGAGAATGACTATGACAAGGAAATCTTTGTTGATAGCATAGTTCTTGAAGGCTTTccaactggggctgctgttaATATTTCATGCAATTCTTGGGTTCATTCTCAAAATGATGACCCCAAGAAGAGGATATTCTTTACCACCACG TCATACTTACCTGTCGACACACCAGACGGATTGAAGAGGCTAAGAGAAGAAGAGTTGGAAAATCTACGAGGAAATGGAGAAGGGGAGAGGCAACCATTTGAGAGAATCTATGACTATGATGTATATAATGACCTTGGAGATCCAGATACCAGTGATGACCTTGCAAGACCTGTTCTTGGTGGCAAAGAGCATCCATACCCCAGGCGTTGCAGAACAGGACGTCCTCCTACCAAAAAGG ACCCATTATCAGAATCAAGGAGCGATGATATATATGTACCTAGAGATGAGGCCTTTTCATGGTTGAAGCAAGCGTCATTTAgtttaaataaactaaaagctCTATTTAACACGCTAATTCCCACATTAGAGGGTCTACTTGGAAAAGAGGAATTTTCAAGCTTCACTACTATAGACCAACTTTTTAAAGAAGGGATTGAATTGCCCAACGCTGGAAAACAGTCTTATGACACTGACACATTATTACCAGAAATGGTGAAGGCTTACAAGAAAATTGGAAGACTGCTGAAATTTGATTCTCCCCAGTTGTTTGATA GTGATCGATTTTCTTGGCTCAAGGACGAAGAATTTTCTCGTCAAACTCTTGCTGGTCTTAATCCAATTTGCATAAGATTAGTTAGA GAACAGGAATGGCCTCTAAAGAGTGAACTTGACCCTAAAATCTACGGCCCACCTGAATCTCTGATCACAAAAGAAGTAGTAGAAAAAGAAATTGGATGCTCCATGACAGTAGAAGAG GCTTTAAAGAAGAAGAGGCTATTTATGTTGGATTACAATGATTTACTCTTGCCATATGTGGCCAAAGTGAGGGAGCTTGAGGACACCACATTATATGGTTCCAGGACTCTCTTCTTCCTCACTGATGAAGGCACACTCAAGCCTGTAGCTATCGAACTCACTCGCCCACAGATCGGTGACAAGCCACAATGGAAGCAAGTGTTTACACCAGTATATGATGATTCCACTGCTGGTTGGCTATGGAGGTTGGCTAAAACACATGTCGTAGCCCATGACTCTGGCATCCACCAACTTATCTCTCACTG gTTGAGGACACACTGTTGTGTAGAGCCGTACGTACTTGCAAGTAATAGACAACTCAGTGAAATGCATCCAATCTATAGACTTTTACGTCCCCATTTCCGATTTACAATGGAAATTAATGCCTTTGCTCGAGGACAACTCATCAATGGAGGTGGAATCATAGAAAGCACTTTTTCTCCTGGCAAATACTCCATGGAGATCAGCTCTGTTATTTATGACAAGTTCTGGCGTTTTGATGAAGAAGCTTTGCCAGCTGACTTGATAAAAAG GGGAATGGCAGTCGAGGATCAATCAGCAGAGCATGGTCTCAAGCTAACTATCAAAGACTATCCATTTGCCAACGATAGTCTCATACTTTGGGATGCAATTAAGCAATGGGTTACTGATTATGTGAACTACTACTATCCAGAAGCAAACCAGATCGCATCAGATAATGAACTTCAAGCATGGTGGGAAGAAGTTAGAACCAAAGGCCACGGAGACAAGAAGGACGAGCTATGGTGGCCTGTTCTGAATACCCAACAAGATCTAATCCAAGTTTTAAGTACCATAATATGGGTGGCTTCAGGTCATCATGCAGCTGTGAACTTTGGACAGTATGCTTATGCTGGATATTTTCCCAACAGGCCAACAATAGCTAGAACCAATATGCCAACAGAGGAACCATGGAAGACAGAGTTTAAAGATTTCTTGAAGAATCCAGTACGTGCATTGTTGAATTGCTTTCCTTCAAAGGTGCAAGCAACTAAAGTGATGTCTGTTTTGGATATTTTATCGAGCCATTCACCTGATGAGGAATATATTGGATACACATCGGACCTGTCGTGGGAAGCAGATTCCACGATTAAGGCTGCATATGAAAGATTCAGAAATACACTGAAGGAGCTTGAAGCTACTATTGATGTAAGAAACAAAGATTTGAATAATACAAATAGATTTGGTGCTGGAGTTGTTCCTTATGAACTCTTGAAGCCGCTCTCTGGTCCTGGGGTCACAGGGAAGGGTGTTCCCAATAGCATTTCAATCTAA